The following coding sequences lie in one Synechococcus sp. PCC 7336 genomic window:
- a CDS encoding CBS domain-containing protein has product MPTAAEIMTPNAIAIRGAETVARAVELMKEHMVSSLLVERRHPQDAYGIVTVTDVICKVVAYGKDPKQVKVYEIMSKPCIVVNPDLAVEYVARLFAEVGIRSAPVIQGDSVGIVSVTDILLKTDVVNRPPAADLEEQLQASVNRAGMVGSEKGLLAPESKQAWRAVADIQAELAHQRAETPEQSAFEEYLAAHPEMADTDDYEMLLEGYMGF; this is encoded by the coding sequence ATGCCAACAGCAGCAGAGATCATGACTCCAAATGCGATCGCCATTCGCGGTGCGGAAACCGTAGCTCGGGCGGTCGAACTGATGAAAGAGCATATGGTGAGCAGTCTATTAGTAGAGCGCCGCCATCCCCAAGATGCCTACGGCATTGTCACGGTCACCGATGTGATTTGTAAGGTGGTGGCTTACGGCAAAGATCCCAAGCAGGTCAAGGTTTACGAGATTATGTCGAAGCCCTGTATTGTCGTCAATCCCGATTTGGCCGTGGAATACGTGGCCCGCCTGTTTGCCGAAGTGGGCATTCGCAGCGCGCCGGTCATTCAAGGGGATAGCGTCGGAATTGTTTCCGTCACTGACATTCTGCTCAAAACTGATGTTGTCAATCGCCCCCCTGCCGCTGACTTGGAAGAGCAACTGCAGGCTTCGGTCAATCGAGCTGGGATGGTGGGGTCAGAAAAAGGATTGCTGGCTCCAGAGTCTAAACAAGCGTGGCGAGCGGTTGCAGACATCCAAGCAGAACTGGCTCACCAGCGGGCAGAGACTCCTGAGCAATCGGCGTTTGAAGAATATCTCGCAGCACATCCAGAGATGGCAGACACAGACGATTACGAGATGTTGTTAGAAGGATATATGGGGTTTTAA
- a CDS encoding Ni/Fe hydrogenase subunit alpha, producing MSRTVIIDPVTRIEGHAKISIYLDDAEEVSGAKFHVTEFRGFEKFCEGRPFWEMPGITPRVCGICPVSHLLASAKAGDRILSVEIPAAATKLRRLINLGQIVQSHALSFFHLSSPDLLLGFDSDPARRNIFGLMAAEPELSRQGIRLRQFGQSVIEEVGGQKIHPSWAVPGGVRQALTVAGRDRLRAWIPEVRETTLAALERLKGLLDRYAEEANIFGNFPSLFMGLVSSNGTWEHYGGQLRFVDSGGNIIADRLDPTRFEDYIGEAVEPTSYLKSPYYRPLGYPDRDEHCRLESGMYRVGPLARLNVCDRMGTPLADRELAEYRERGGSTVNSSFFYHYARLIEILAAIERIEGWLEEEDLLSDRLRARADVNQLEGVGASEAPRGTLFHHYRVDDRGLLRSVNLVIATGQNSLAMNRTVTQIARHYIHGPTIPEGMLNRVEAGIRAFDPCLSCSTHAAGMPLHIQLFQPDGRLADEAWRD from the coding sequence ATGTCTCGCACCGTCATTATCGACCCCGTCACCCGCATTGAAGGTCATGCCAAAATCTCGATTTATCTCGACGATGCGGAAGAGGTATCGGGGGCAAAATTTCACGTGACGGAATTTCGCGGCTTTGAGAAATTTTGCGAGGGCAGACCCTTTTGGGAGATGCCCGGTATTACGCCGCGAGTCTGCGGCATTTGTCCGGTCAGTCACCTGCTGGCATCCGCCAAAGCGGGCGATCGCATTTTGTCCGTCGAGATTCCCGCCGCCGCCACAAAGCTGCGCAGATTGATTAATCTCGGCCAAATCGTCCAGTCCCACGCCCTCAGTTTTTTCCATCTCAGTTCCCCCGACTTGCTCCTGGGCTTCGATAGCGATCCCGCTCGGCGGAATATCTTTGGCTTGATGGCGGCAGAACCGGAGCTATCCAGACAGGGGATACGGTTGCGCCAATTTGGCCAGTCAGTCATTGAGGAGGTGGGGGGTCAAAAAATTCATCCCTCTTGGGCGGTGCCGGGAGGGGTGCGGCAAGCGCTGACGGTGGCTGGACGCGATCGCCTGCGCGCCTGGATTCCCGAGGTACGGGAGACGACTTTGGCCGCACTGGAACGGCTGAAAGGCTTGCTCGATCGCTATGCCGAAGAAGCCAACATCTTCGGTAATTTTCCCTCTCTGTTTATGGGGTTAGTCAGCAGCAATGGCACTTGGGAGCATTACGGCGGCCAGCTCAGGTTTGTGGATAGTGGCGGTAATATCATTGCCGATCGCCTCGATCCCACTCGCTTTGAGGATTATATCGGCGAGGCAGTCGAGCCCACTTCCTACCTCAAGTCTCCCTACTATCGCCCCCTCGGCTACCCCGATCGAGACGAGCACTGCCGGCTGGAAAGTGGCATGTATCGGGTGGGGCCTTTGGCACGCCTCAATGTTTGCGATCGCATGGGCACCCCACTCGCCGATCGCGAACTGGCAGAGTATCGAGAGCGAGGGGGCAGTACGGTCAATTCGTCGTTCTTCTATCACTACGCTCGGCTCATCGAAATCTTGGCAGCGATCGAGCGGATTGAAGGGTGGCTGGAGGAGGAGGATTTATTGAGCGATCGCCTGCGGGCGCGGGCGGATGTGAATCAGTTGGAAGGGGTTGGGGCGAGCGAAGCTCCTCGCGGCACGCTCTTTCATCACTACCGAGTGGACGATCGCGGCCTGCTGCGCAGCGTCAATCTGGTAATTGCGACGGGGCAAAATAGTTTGGCTATGAATCGGACGGTGACTCAAATTGCCCGCCATTACATTCACGGGCCGACCATTCCCGAAGGCATGTTGAATCGAGTCGAAGCGGGCATTCGTGCCTTCGATCCCTGTCTCAGTTGCTCCACCCATGCTGCCGGTATGCCCCTGCATATTCAGTTATTCCAGCCCGATGGTAGGTTGGCCGATGAAGCTTGGAGAGATTGA
- the hoxU gene encoding bidirectional hydrogenase complex protein HoxU produces MAVKTLTIDGQLITAREGETLLQAAREAGIEIPTLCYLDGVSEVGACRLCLCEVEGQSKLLPACVTQVAEGMEVRTDSERLQRYRRMTVELLFAEGNHVCAVCVSNGNCELQDLAIAVGMDSVRFAYQHPQRSVDISHERFGLDFNRCILCTRCIRVCDELEGAHTWDMAGRGRTSRVIADMNQPWGEAQSCTSCGKCVSACPTGALFNRGSTVGEMVHDKDRLEFIAKARQNKEWLM; encoded by the coding sequence ATGGCCGTTAAAACCCTCACGATCGATGGCCAACTCATCACGGCTCGCGAGGGGGAAACCCTGTTGCAGGCTGCTCGCGAGGCGGGCATTGAGATTCCGACGCTGTGCTATTTAGACGGAGTTTCGGAGGTGGGAGCCTGTCGGCTGTGTCTGTGCGAAGTGGAGGGCCAATCCAAGCTCTTGCCCGCCTGCGTCACCCAAGTGGCGGAGGGGATGGAAGTCCGCACCGACAGCGAGCGGCTGCAACGGTATCGCCGCATGACTGTGGAGTTGCTGTTTGCGGAGGGCAACCATGTTTGTGCCGTTTGCGTGTCGAACGGCAACTGCGAATTGCAGGATTTGGCGATCGCCGTCGGGATGGATAGCGTGCGGTTTGCCTACCAACATCCCCAACGATCGGTCGATATCTCTCACGAACGCTTCGGTCTCGATTTCAACCGCTGCATCCTCTGTACCCGCTGCATTCGGGTGTGTGACGAGCTCGAAGGGGCACACACTTGGGATATGGCCGGTCGCGGTCGCACCTCCCGCGTGATTGCGGACATGAATCAGCCTTGGGGAGAGGCCCAAAGCTGCACCTCCTGCGGCAAATGCGTCAGTGCCTGTCCGACGGGGGCGCTATTCAATCGCGGCTCCACCGTAGGGGAGATGGTCCACGACAAAGATCGCCTAGAGTTCATTGCCAAGGCCCGTCAGAACAAAGAGTGGTTGATGTAG